A stretch of the Musa acuminata AAA Group cultivar baxijiao chromosome BXJ2-7, Cavendish_Baxijiao_AAA, whole genome shotgun sequence genome encodes the following:
- the LOC103990853 gene encoding 12-oxophytodienoate reductase 7, whose product MTQRPSLFSPHQMGRFRLSHRVVLAPVTRCRAIDGIPLPAHVEYYTQRATDGGFLITEGTVISPTGAGFPRCPGIYTREQIDAWKKVVDAVHAKGSIIFCQLWHVGRASNQIYQPGGTAAPISSTDKPVSGRWKILMPDGKYGSYARPRRLAISEIPVIVQHYRQAALNAIEAGFDGVEIHGAHGYLIDQFLKDGINDRTDAYGGSLQNRCRFLVEVTRAVTSAVGPERVAVRISPAIDHLDAYDSDPLRLGLTVIEQLNALQRESGERLAYLHVTQPRYVAYGQTESGLQGSAEEENQMMRALREAYNGSFMCSGGFTRELAVAAVEQGDADLVSLGRLFISNPDLVERFKLGAPLNRYVRATFYTADPVVGYTDYPFLGQQQHQQRSKL is encoded by the exons ATGACTCAACGACCGTCGCTCTTCTCACCTCACCAGATGGGCCGATTCCGTCTCTCCCACAG AGTGGTGTTGGCTCCGGTAACTAGGTGCCGGGCGATCGATGGGATCCCGCTGCCCGCCCACGTCGAGTATTACACGCAGAGGGCCACCGACGGAGGTTTCCTCATCACGGAGGGCACCGTAATTTCCCCCACCGGCGCAGG GTTCCCACGTTGCCCTGGAATATATACAAGGGAGCAGATAGATGCATGGAAGAAAGTTGTCGATGCTGTTCATGCCAAGGGAAGCATCATCTTTTGCCAGTTGTGGCATGTTGGTCGAGCATCCAATCAAA TATACCAACCAGGAGGTACTGCAGCTCCTATATCCTCCACTGATAAGCCAGTATCAGGGAGGTGGAAGATACTGATGCCTGATGGGAAATACGGTAGCTATGCCAGGCCCCGGAGGCTTGCCATTTCAGAGATACCAGTAATAGTGCAACACTATCGGCAAGCAGCCCTGAATGCAATTGAAGCAG GGTTCGATGGCGTCGAGATCCACGGGGCGCACGGTTACCTGATCGACCAGTTCCTCAAAGACGGCATCAACGACCGAACCGACGCCTACGGCGGCTCGCTCCAGAACCGGTGCCGGTTCCTTGTGGAAGTGACCCGGGCGGTGACCTCCGCCGTAGGGCCAGAGCGGGTGGCCGTCCGCATCTCGCCCGCCATCGACCACCTCGACGCGTACGACTCGGACCCGCTCCGGCTGGGGCTGACCGTGATCGAGCAGCTCAACGCGCTTCAGCGGGAGTCCGGGGAGCGGCTCGCGTACCTGCACGTGACCCAGCCGCGGTACGTCGCGTACGGGCAGACGGAGTCGGGGCTGCAAGGTAGTGCGGaggaggagaaccagatgatgcgGGCGTTGCGGGAGGCGTACAACGGGAGCTTCATGTGCAGCGGGGGATTCACGCGGGAGCTGGCGGTGGCGGCGGTGGAGCAAGGCGACGCCGATCTGGTGTCCTTGGGCAGGCTCTTCATATCCAACCCGGACCTGGTGGAGCGGTTCAAGCTGGGCGCTCCCCTCAACAGGTACGTGAGGGCCACCTTCTACACTGCGGACCCCGTCGTGGGCTACACCGACTACCCCTTCCTCGGTCAGCAGCAGCACCAGCAGCGGTCGAAGCTGTGA
- the LOC103991139 gene encoding clathrin coat assembly protein AP180-like: MARGEGESSDGQSSAATMSSVFRQAIGAIKDQTSISLAKFSAGSSDIEVAILKATSHDEVPIDERNLADVLLLSAASPSSAATCLQILSRRISRTSNWVVALKSLVIVFRLLCNGGSQFIHEALAAGAISRRLLDLSAFRDHSAASSPWDYSAFVRTFAVYLDARLESDLLGKLSNLGRRPFMPADVFANMRTPFIFGHIEHWQRLLDRAVGTRPTGPAKTNRLVQIALFLVVRETFSLYHDISNGLSMLLDNFFHLQPESRLQTLHACMKARKQFEELDSFYDLCKKIGVGRMSEYPCVQKISVSLLKALEDFLENAAPNSLGTSPITKPKNPLELKQKSKDQQSDMTGGGSASTGETISDGETAMSDHQDWQIQATSTSSSSSSSSNGEICVVNRLHLLDDKPKTSNDSSVTIASVNPVQGPRPVMPSKSSLSWDNAGQPESFHNPFLHSDDDRGLVMKSPSPPTLLPPPKFCGNKANKELVCEEKDGAQPSTSAAQGTDASMRQQHMWMQQQSNSISNRLSC; this comes from the coding sequence ATGGCCAGGGGTGAAGGAGAGAGTTCCGACGGGCAATCGTCTGCTGCCACCATGTCGAGCGTTTTCCGACAGGCCATCGGCGCCATCAAGGACCAGACCAGCATCAGCCTCGCCAAGTTCTCCGCGGGTTCCTCCGACATCGAGGTCGCCATCCTCAAGGCCACCTCCCACGACGAGGTCCCCATCGACGAGCGCAACCTAGCCGACGTCCTCCTCCTCTCGGCAGCCTCCCCGTCCTCAGCTGCCACCTGCTTGCAGATCCTCTCCCGCCGTATCTCGCGCACCAGCAACTGGGTAGTCGCCCTCAAGTCCCTCGTCATCGTGTTTCGCTTGCTCTGCAACGGCGGCTCCCAGTTCATCCACGAAGCCCTCGCGGCTGGCGCCATCTCCCGCCGCCTTCTCGACCTCTCCGCCTTCCGCGACCACTCCGCCGCCTCCAGTCCCTGGGACTACTCCGCCTTCGTCCGCACCTTCGCGGTCTACCTCGATGCCCGCCTCGAGTCGGATCTCCTCGGCAAGCTCAGCAACCTCGGGCGCCGTCCCTTCATGCCCGCCGACGTCTTCGCCAACATGAGGACCCCGTTTATCTTCGGACACATCGAACACTGGCAAAGGCTTCTTGACCGCGCGGTGGGCACACGACCGACCGGCCCCGCCAAGACCAACCGCCTGGTCCAGATCGCGCTCTTCTTGGTCGTCCGTGAGACGTTCAGCCTCTACCACGACATTTCCAACGGGCTGTCGATGTTGCTCGACAATTTCTTCCATCTGCAGCCTGAATCACGTCTCCAGacgttgcatgcatgcatgaaggCACGTAAGCAATTCGAAGAGCTCGATTCCTTCTACGATCTCTGCAAAAAGATCGGGGTCGGGAGGATGTCCGAGTACCCCTGCGTCCAAAAAATCTCAGTATCCCTGCTGAAAGCATTGGAAGATTTCCTCGAGAACGCGGCCCCGAATTCGCTCGGGACGTCTCCGATCACCAAGCCAAAGAATCCTCTCGAGCTGAAGCAGAAGTCGAAGGATCAGCAATCGGATATGACGGGAGGTGGCAGCGCATCGACGGGGGAGACGATAAGCGACGGGGAAACAGCAATGTCCGACCACCAAGACTGGCAGATTCAAGCGACCtcaaccagcagcagcagcagcagcagcagcaatggaGAAATTTGCGTGGTTAACCGTCTACACCTGCTGGATGATAAACCAAAGACATCAAACGACTCGTCTGTCACGATAGCCAGCGTTAATCCTGTCCAAGGACCACGGCCCGTGATGCCATCAAAGAGCTCGCTCAGCTGGGACAATGCAGGTCAACCTGAGAGCTTTCACAATCCATTTCTCCATAGTGATGACGATAGAGGCTTAGTGATGAAATCGCCATCACCACCAACCTTGCTTCCACCTCCaaagttttgcgggaacaaagcaAACAAAGAATTAGTATGTGAAGAGAAGGACGGTGCCCAGCCGTCAACTTCAGCGGCGCAGGGAACAGATGCTTCGATGAGGCAGCAACATATGTGGATGCAGCAGCAGAGCAATTCCATTTCCAACAGATTGTCATGTTAA